A genomic window from Erpetoichthys calabaricus chromosome 17, fErpCal1.3, whole genome shotgun sequence includes:
- the LOC114667484 gene encoding tigger transposable element-derived protein 1-like: MEKLLIEWLMEKQLAGDTVTEAIICEKARAIYTDLQQQTPGTSTDEASGELFKASWGWFENFKKRTGIHSIVRHGEAASADIKAAEDCLKTFAGIIAAEGYIPQQVFNCNETGLFWKKMPRRTSITAEEKRMPGHKPMKDRLTLALRANASGDCKIKPLIVYHSENPKAFKSQKIMKERLQVMWRVNPRAWVTRQFFVEWVNLVFGPNVKKYLQENNLPLQALLVLNNAPAHPPNLEDDILEEFRFIKVLYLPPNTTPILQPMDQQVISNFKKLFTKHLFRRCFEVMESTNLTLREFWKDHYNIVICLRITDLAWQGVTKRTLTSAWKKLWPEVVSETEFERLESEAAVVEEIVSLSKTMGMDMDEGDINELIEEHSEELTTEELKELQTQ; this comes from the coding sequence atggagaagctgctgatTGAGTGGTTGATGGAGAAGCAGCTCGCAGGAGATACCGTGACGGAGGCTATAATCTGCGAGAAGGCACGAGCGATTTACACTGATTTGCAGCAGCAGACCCCAGGCACTTCAACAGACGAGGCATCGGGCGAGCTGTTTAAAGCCAGTTGGGGCTGGttcgagaattttaaaaagaggaccgGCATTCACTCCATTGTCAGGCATGGTGAGGCAGCGAGCGCGGATATAAAGGCAGCTGAGGATTGCCTCAAAACTTTTGCAGGAATTATAGCGGCCGAAggatacatcccccagcaagtctTCAATTGTAATGAGACAGGACTCTTCTGGAAGAAGATGCCAAGGAGGACTTCTATAACAGCAGAGGAGAAGAGGATGCCTGGCCACAAACCCATGAAGGACAGGCTAACCCTCGCACTGCGCGCCAATGCGAGCGGCGACTGCAAGATTAAGCCACTGATCGTTTATCATTCAGAAAACCCCAAAGCCTTTAAGTCACAAAAGATTATGAAAGAAAGACTGCAGGTTATGTGGAGGGTAAACCCAAGGGCGTGGGTCACCAGACAGTTCTTTGTGGAGTGGGTGAATTTGGTCTTTGGTCCCAACGTTAAAAAATATCTCCAGGAAAATAACCTACCTCTGCAAGCCCTTCTCGTCCTGAACAATGCGCCTGCTCACCCACCTAACCTTGAAGATGACATCCTCGAAGAGTTCAGGTTTATAAAGGTTCTCTACCTTCCACCCAACACCACCCCTATCctgcagcccatggaccagcaggtgatttctaattttaaaaagctcTTCACCAAGCACCTGTTCCGCCGCTGCTTTGAGGTGATGGAGAGCACAAACCTCACCCTTCGAGAGTTCTGGAAGGACCACTATAATATTGTGATATGCCTCAGAATTACCGATTTGGCCTGGCAGGGTGTTACAAAGAGGACATTGACCTCTGCGTGGAAGAAGCTGTGGCCTGAGGTTGTGTCTGAAACGGAATTTGAAAGACTTGAATCTGAAGCGGCAGTGGTGGAGGAGATTGTATCCCTCAGCAAGACCATGGGCATGGACATGGATGAAGGTGACATCAATGAGCTCATCGAGGAGCACTCTGAGGAACTGACAACGGAGGAGCTAAAGGAGCTACAGACGCAGTAG